A window of the Bos indicus x Bos taurus breed Angus x Brahman F1 hybrid chromosome X, Bos_hybrid_MaternalHap_v2.0, whole genome shotgun sequence genome harbors these coding sequences:
- the ARHGAP36 gene encoding rho GTPase-activating protein 36 isoform X3 encodes MAWMLDCLFASAFEPRPRRVNVLGGAPGHNPNRRAKMISIHSLSELERLKLQEAAYHELVARQFLSEFKPERALPTDRSNTFEKWFLILRGQERAVSLKTFGIRLEEVLVNELTRRKQVELRATMQMQEAAGPATSGRRRGNAVQRMFGRIRRIFSGRRDEPFLPREFTRRGRRGAVSADSLAELEGGALLLQTLQLSRISFPIGQRLLGSKRKMSLNPIAKQIPHVVEACCSFIEKHGLSTVGIFTLEYSEKRVRKLREEFDQGLDVVLDDSQNVHDVAALLKEFFRDMKDSLLPDDLYMSFLQTATLKPQDQLSALQLLVYLMPPCHSDTLERLLKVLHKVAENCEDSIGIDGQLVSGNRMTSTNLALVFGSALLKKGASAKRESRKTRLGIDHYVASVSVVRAMIDNWDVLFQVPPHIQKQVAKRVWKSSPEALDFIRRRNLRKIQSERIKMEEDALLSDPVETSAEARAAILGQSKPFDEGSSEEPAVPPGTARSHDDEEGAGNPLILEQDRPLLRVPREKEAKTGIGYFFP; translated from the exons TGAACGTCCTGGGAGGAGCCCCAGGACACAACCCGAACCGCAGGGCCAAGATGATCTCAATACATAGCCTCTCCGAGCTGGAGCGTCTGAAGCTGCAAGAGGCTGCTTACCACGAACTCGTGGCCAGGCAGTTCCTCTCTGAATTCAAACCTGAAAGAG CTCTACCTACTGACCGTTCAAACACCTTCGAGAAGTGGTTTCTGATTCTGAGAGGACAAGAGAGGG CCGTATCCCTCAAGACCTTTGGCATTCGTCTGGAAGAGGTCCTGGTGAACGAGCTTACCCGCCGCAAGCAAGTTGAACTGAGAGCCACGATGCAGATGCAAGAAGCCGCCGGTCCCGCTACTAGCGGTCGTCGTCGGGGAAACGCGGTGCAAAGGATGTTTGGCCGCATCCGGCGCATTTTCAGTGGCCGAAGGGATGAGCCCTTCCTGCCCCGGGAGTTTACTCGCCGTGGGCGTAGA GGCGCAGTCTCTGCGGACAGCCTGGCTGAACTGGAGGGTGGGGCCCTGCTACTGCAGACCCTGCAGCTTTCCAGGATTTCTTTTCCAATTGGCCAGCGACTTCTGGGATCCAAAAGGAAAATGAGCCTCAATCCGATTGCTAAGCAAATCCCCCATGTTGTTGAGGCTTGCTGCAGCTTCATAGAGAAACATG GCTTAAGCACAGTGGGGATTTTCACCCTGGAATATTCTGAGAAGAGAGTGCGTAAG CTCCGTGAAGAATTTGACCAAGGTCTGGATGTGGTACTGGATGACTCTCAGAATGTACACGATGTGGCTGCGCTCCTCAAGGAGTTTTTCCGGGACATGAAGGACTCGCTGCTGCCGGATGATCTGTACATGTCCTTCCTCCAGACAGCCA CGCTGAAGCCACAGGATCAGCTTTCTGCCCTGCAATTGCTGGTTTACCTGATGCCACCTTGCCACAGTGACACCCTAGAACGTCTGCTGAAGGTCCTGCATAAGGTCGCTGAGAACTGCGAGGACTCCATTGGCATTGATGGACAGTTG GTTTCAGGCAATCGTATGACGTCCACCAATTTGGCTTTGGTGTTTGGATCTGCTCTCCTGAAGAAGGGGGCATCTGCCAAGAGGGAGTCCAGGAAAACCAGACTGGGGATTGACCACTATGTTGCCTCTGTCAGTGTGGTCCGTGCCATGATTGATAACTGGGATGTCCTCTTCCAG GTGCCTCCCCATATTCAGAAGCAGGTTGCTAAGCGTGTGTGGAAATCCAGCCCTGAAGCCCTTGATTTTATCAGACGCAGGAATTTGAGGAAGATCCA GAGCGAACGGATAAAAATGGAAGAGGATGCTTTACTTTCTGACCCAGTGGAAACCTCTGCTGAAGCCCGGGCTGCTATCCTTGGTCAAAGCAAGCCCTTTGATGAAG GTTCCTCTGAGGAGCCAGCTGTGCCTCCCGGCACTGCCCGTTCCCATGACGATGAGGAAGGAGCGGGTAACCCCCTCATTCTGGAGCAAGACCGCCCATTGCTCCGTGTGCCCCGGGAGAAGGAGGCCAAAACTGGCATCGGCTACTTCTTTCCTTAG
- the ARHGAP36 gene encoding rho GTPase-activating protein 36 isoform X2, with product MGGCIPFLKTARTRYPRIMPPLLLLSALIFLVNVLGGAPGHNPNRRAKMISIHSLSELERLKLQEAAYHELVARQFLSEFKPERALPTDRSNTFEKWFLILRGQERAVSLKTFGIRLEEVLVNELTRRKQVELRATMQMQEAAGPATSGRRRGNAVQRMFGRIRRIFSGRRDEPFLPREFTRRGRRGAVSADSLAELEGGALLLQTLQLSRISFPIGQRLLGSKRKMSLNPIAKQIPHVVEACCSFIEKHGLSTVGIFTLEYSEKRVRKLREEFDQGLDVVLDDSQNVHDVAALLKEFFRDMKDSLLPDDLYMSFLQTATLKPQDQLSALQLLVYLMPPCHSDTLERLLKVLHKVAENCEDSIGIDGQLVSGNRMTSTNLALVFGSALLKKGASAKRESRKTRLGIDHYVASVSVVRAMIDNWDVLFQVPPHIQKQVAKRVWKSSPEALDFIRRRNLRKIQSERIKMEEDALLSDPVETSAEARAAILGQSKPFDEGSSEEPAVPPGTARSHDDEEGAGNPLILEQDRPLLRVPREKEAKTGIGYFFP from the exons ATGGGTGGCTGCATTCCTTTTCTGAAGACAGCAAGGACGCGGTACCCCAGAATCATGCCCCCTTTGCTGTTGTTGTCTGCCTTGATTTTTTTAGTGAACGTCCTGGGAGGAGCCCCAGGACACAACCCGAACCGCAGGGCCAAGATGATCTCAATACATAGCCTCTCCGAGCTGGAGCGTCTGAAGCTGCAAGAGGCTGCTTACCACGAACTCGTGGCCAGGCAGTTCCTCTCTGAATTCAAACCTGAAAGAG CTCTACCTACTGACCGTTCAAACACCTTCGAGAAGTGGTTTCTGATTCTGAGAGGACAAGAGAGGG CCGTATCCCTCAAGACCTTTGGCATTCGTCTGGAAGAGGTCCTGGTGAACGAGCTTACCCGCCGCAAGCAAGTTGAACTGAGAGCCACGATGCAGATGCAAGAAGCCGCCGGTCCCGCTACTAGCGGTCGTCGTCGGGGAAACGCGGTGCAAAGGATGTTTGGCCGCATCCGGCGCATTTTCAGTGGCCGAAGGGATGAGCCCTTCCTGCCCCGGGAGTTTACTCGCCGTGGGCGTAGA GGCGCAGTCTCTGCGGACAGCCTGGCTGAACTGGAGGGTGGGGCCCTGCTACTGCAGACCCTGCAGCTTTCCAGGATTTCTTTTCCAATTGGCCAGCGACTTCTGGGATCCAAAAGGAAAATGAGCCTCAATCCGATTGCTAAGCAAATCCCCCATGTTGTTGAGGCTTGCTGCAGCTTCATAGAGAAACATG GCTTAAGCACAGTGGGGATTTTCACCCTGGAATATTCTGAGAAGAGAGTGCGTAAG CTCCGTGAAGAATTTGACCAAGGTCTGGATGTGGTACTGGATGACTCTCAGAATGTACACGATGTGGCTGCGCTCCTCAAGGAGTTTTTCCGGGACATGAAGGACTCGCTGCTGCCGGATGATCTGTACATGTCCTTCCTCCAGACAGCCA CGCTGAAGCCACAGGATCAGCTTTCTGCCCTGCAATTGCTGGTTTACCTGATGCCACCTTGCCACAGTGACACCCTAGAACGTCTGCTGAAGGTCCTGCATAAGGTCGCTGAGAACTGCGAGGACTCCATTGGCATTGATGGACAGTTG GTTTCAGGCAATCGTATGACGTCCACCAATTTGGCTTTGGTGTTTGGATCTGCTCTCCTGAAGAAGGGGGCATCTGCCAAGAGGGAGTCCAGGAAAACCAGACTGGGGATTGACCACTATGTTGCCTCTGTCAGTGTGGTCCGTGCCATGATTGATAACTGGGATGTCCTCTTCCAG GTGCCTCCCCATATTCAGAAGCAGGTTGCTAAGCGTGTGTGGAAATCCAGCCCTGAAGCCCTTGATTTTATCAGACGCAGGAATTTGAGGAAGATCCA GAGCGAACGGATAAAAATGGAAGAGGATGCTTTACTTTCTGACCCAGTGGAAACCTCTGCTGAAGCCCGGGCTGCTATCCTTGGTCAAAGCAAGCCCTTTGATGAAG GTTCCTCTGAGGAGCCAGCTGTGCCTCCCGGCACTGCCCGTTCCCATGACGATGAGGAAGGAGCGGGTAACCCCCTCATTCTGGAGCAAGACCGCCCATTGCTCCGTGTGCCCCGGGAGAAGGAGGCCAAAACTGGCATCGGCTACTTCTTTCCTTAG
- the ARHGAP36 gene encoding rho GTPase-activating protein 36 isoform X4 yields the protein MNVLGGAPGHNPNRRAKMISIHSLSELERLKLQEAAYHELVARQFLSEFKPERALPTDRSNTFEKWFLILRGQERAVSLKTFGIRLEEVLVNELTRRKQVELRATMQMQEAAGPATSGRRRGNAVQRMFGRIRRIFSGRRDEPFLPREFTRRGRRGAVSADSLAELEGGALLLQTLQLSRISFPIGQRLLGSKRKMSLNPIAKQIPHVVEACCSFIEKHGLSTVGIFTLEYSEKRVRKLREEFDQGLDVVLDDSQNVHDVAALLKEFFRDMKDSLLPDDLYMSFLQTATLKPQDQLSALQLLVYLMPPCHSDTLERLLKVLHKVAENCEDSIGIDGQLVSGNRMTSTNLALVFGSALLKKGASAKRESRKTRLGIDHYVASVSVVRAMIDNWDVLFQVPPHIQKQVAKRVWKSSPEALDFIRRRNLRKIQSERIKMEEDALLSDPVETSAEARAAILGQSKPFDEGSSEEPAVPPGTARSHDDEEGAGNPLILEQDRPLLRVPREKEAKTGIGYFFP from the exons TGAACGTCCTGGGAGGAGCCCCAGGACACAACCCGAACCGCAGGGCCAAGATGATCTCAATACATAGCCTCTCCGAGCTGGAGCGTCTGAAGCTGCAAGAGGCTGCTTACCACGAACTCGTGGCCAGGCAGTTCCTCTCTGAATTCAAACCTGAAAGAG CTCTACCTACTGACCGTTCAAACACCTTCGAGAAGTGGTTTCTGATTCTGAGAGGACAAGAGAGGG CCGTATCCCTCAAGACCTTTGGCATTCGTCTGGAAGAGGTCCTGGTGAACGAGCTTACCCGCCGCAAGCAAGTTGAACTGAGAGCCACGATGCAGATGCAAGAAGCCGCCGGTCCCGCTACTAGCGGTCGTCGTCGGGGAAACGCGGTGCAAAGGATGTTTGGCCGCATCCGGCGCATTTTCAGTGGCCGAAGGGATGAGCCCTTCCTGCCCCGGGAGTTTACTCGCCGTGGGCGTAGA GGCGCAGTCTCTGCGGACAGCCTGGCTGAACTGGAGGGTGGGGCCCTGCTACTGCAGACCCTGCAGCTTTCCAGGATTTCTTTTCCAATTGGCCAGCGACTTCTGGGATCCAAAAGGAAAATGAGCCTCAATCCGATTGCTAAGCAAATCCCCCATGTTGTTGAGGCTTGCTGCAGCTTCATAGAGAAACATG GCTTAAGCACAGTGGGGATTTTCACCCTGGAATATTCTGAGAAGAGAGTGCGTAAG CTCCGTGAAGAATTTGACCAAGGTCTGGATGTGGTACTGGATGACTCTCAGAATGTACACGATGTGGCTGCGCTCCTCAAGGAGTTTTTCCGGGACATGAAGGACTCGCTGCTGCCGGATGATCTGTACATGTCCTTCCTCCAGACAGCCA CGCTGAAGCCACAGGATCAGCTTTCTGCCCTGCAATTGCTGGTTTACCTGATGCCACCTTGCCACAGTGACACCCTAGAACGTCTGCTGAAGGTCCTGCATAAGGTCGCTGAGAACTGCGAGGACTCCATTGGCATTGATGGACAGTTG GTTTCAGGCAATCGTATGACGTCCACCAATTTGGCTTTGGTGTTTGGATCTGCTCTCCTGAAGAAGGGGGCATCTGCCAAGAGGGAGTCCAGGAAAACCAGACTGGGGATTGACCACTATGTTGCCTCTGTCAGTGTGGTCCGTGCCATGATTGATAACTGGGATGTCCTCTTCCAG GTGCCTCCCCATATTCAGAAGCAGGTTGCTAAGCGTGTGTGGAAATCCAGCCCTGAAGCCCTTGATTTTATCAGACGCAGGAATTTGAGGAAGATCCA GAGCGAACGGATAAAAATGGAAGAGGATGCTTTACTTTCTGACCCAGTGGAAACCTCTGCTGAAGCCCGGGCTGCTATCCTTGGTCAAAGCAAGCCCTTTGATGAAG GTTCCTCTGAGGAGCCAGCTGTGCCTCCCGGCACTGCCCGTTCCCATGACGATGAGGAAGGAGCGGGTAACCCCCTCATTCTGGAGCAAGACCGCCCATTGCTCCGTGTGCCCCGGGAGAAGGAGGCCAAAACTGGCATCGGCTACTTCTTTCCTTAG
- the ARHGAP36 gene encoding rho GTPase-activating protein 36 isoform X5, translated as MISIHSLSELERLKLQEAAYHELVARQFLSEFKPERALPTDRSNTFEKWFLILRGQERAVSLKTFGIRLEEVLVNELTRRKQVELRATMQMQEAAGPATSGRRRGNAVQRMFGRIRRIFSGRRDEPFLPREFTRRGRRGAVSADSLAELEGGALLLQTLQLSRISFPIGQRLLGSKRKMSLNPIAKQIPHVVEACCSFIEKHGLSTVGIFTLEYSEKRVRKLREEFDQGLDVVLDDSQNVHDVAALLKEFFRDMKDSLLPDDLYMSFLQTATLKPQDQLSALQLLVYLMPPCHSDTLERLLKVLHKVAENCEDSIGIDGQLVSGNRMTSTNLALVFGSALLKKGASAKRESRKTRLGIDHYVASVSVVRAMIDNWDVLFQVPPHIQKQVAKRVWKSSPEALDFIRRRNLRKIQSERIKMEEDALLSDPVETSAEARAAILGQSKPFDEGSSEEPAVPPGTARSHDDEEGAGNPLILEQDRPLLRVPREKEAKTGIGYFFP; from the exons ATGATCTCAATACATAGCCTCTCCGAGCTGGAGCGTCTGAAGCTGCAAGAGGCTGCTTACCACGAACTCGTGGCCAGGCAGTTCCTCTCTGAATTCAAACCTGAAAGAG CTCTACCTACTGACCGTTCAAACACCTTCGAGAAGTGGTTTCTGATTCTGAGAGGACAAGAGAGGG CCGTATCCCTCAAGACCTTTGGCATTCGTCTGGAAGAGGTCCTGGTGAACGAGCTTACCCGCCGCAAGCAAGTTGAACTGAGAGCCACGATGCAGATGCAAGAAGCCGCCGGTCCCGCTACTAGCGGTCGTCGTCGGGGAAACGCGGTGCAAAGGATGTTTGGCCGCATCCGGCGCATTTTCAGTGGCCGAAGGGATGAGCCCTTCCTGCCCCGGGAGTTTACTCGCCGTGGGCGTAGA GGCGCAGTCTCTGCGGACAGCCTGGCTGAACTGGAGGGTGGGGCCCTGCTACTGCAGACCCTGCAGCTTTCCAGGATTTCTTTTCCAATTGGCCAGCGACTTCTGGGATCCAAAAGGAAAATGAGCCTCAATCCGATTGCTAAGCAAATCCCCCATGTTGTTGAGGCTTGCTGCAGCTTCATAGAGAAACATG GCTTAAGCACAGTGGGGATTTTCACCCTGGAATATTCTGAGAAGAGAGTGCGTAAG CTCCGTGAAGAATTTGACCAAGGTCTGGATGTGGTACTGGATGACTCTCAGAATGTACACGATGTGGCTGCGCTCCTCAAGGAGTTTTTCCGGGACATGAAGGACTCGCTGCTGCCGGATGATCTGTACATGTCCTTCCTCCAGACAGCCA CGCTGAAGCCACAGGATCAGCTTTCTGCCCTGCAATTGCTGGTTTACCTGATGCCACCTTGCCACAGTGACACCCTAGAACGTCTGCTGAAGGTCCTGCATAAGGTCGCTGAGAACTGCGAGGACTCCATTGGCATTGATGGACAGTTG GTTTCAGGCAATCGTATGACGTCCACCAATTTGGCTTTGGTGTTTGGATCTGCTCTCCTGAAGAAGGGGGCATCTGCCAAGAGGGAGTCCAGGAAAACCAGACTGGGGATTGACCACTATGTTGCCTCTGTCAGTGTGGTCCGTGCCATGATTGATAACTGGGATGTCCTCTTCCAG GTGCCTCCCCATATTCAGAAGCAGGTTGCTAAGCGTGTGTGGAAATCCAGCCCTGAAGCCCTTGATTTTATCAGACGCAGGAATTTGAGGAAGATCCA GAGCGAACGGATAAAAATGGAAGAGGATGCTTTACTTTCTGACCCAGTGGAAACCTCTGCTGAAGCCCGGGCTGCTATCCTTGGTCAAAGCAAGCCCTTTGATGAAG GTTCCTCTGAGGAGCCAGCTGTGCCTCCCGGCACTGCCCGTTCCCATGACGATGAGGAAGGAGCGGGTAACCCCCTCATTCTGGAGCAAGACCGCCCATTGCTCCGTGTGCCCCGGGAGAAGGAGGCCAAAACTGGCATCGGCTACTTCTTTCCTTAG
- the ARHGAP36 gene encoding rho GTPase-activating protein 36 isoform X1, translated as MAWMLDCLFASAFEPRPRRVNVLGGAPGHNPNRRAKMISIHSLSELERLKLQEAAYHELVARQFLSEFKPERALPTDRSNTFEKWFLILRGQERAVSLKTFGIRLEEVLVNELTRRKQVELRATMQMQEAAGPATSGRRRGNAVQRMFGRIRRIFSGRRDEPFLPREFTRRGRRGAVSADSLAELEGGALLLQTLQLSRISFPIGQRLLGSKRKMSLNPIAKQIPHVVEACCSFIEKHGLSTVGIFTLEYSEKRVRKLREEFDQGLDVVLDDSQNVHDVAALLKEFFRDMKDSLLPDDLYMSFLQTATLKPQDQLSALQLLVYLMPPCHSDTLERLLKVLHKVAENCEDSIGIDGQLVSGNRMTSTNLALVFGSALLKKGASAKRESRKTRLGIDHYVASVSVVRAMIDNWDVLFQVPPHIQKQVAKRVWKSSPEALDFIRRRNLRKIQSERIKMEEDALLSDPVETSAEARAAILGQSKPFDEGQFPAGGQTLAEGQAFAAGESLGEGQALPQGQVLVEVEPLEEDESSEDDMSVNEELVFEYLNQGLAFGELQGLEIPNDLEIQGPHLEGIPELDEEDDDDDDDDDNDDDNALNFDGLPLLEDILDADDEIPGFMEIADFDEIPYFNFVPDPGVVPDVQEVPNVGVNPNPGENPNHDLDEDFEDYQNPNLAEVPDPDVVPNIEEASDPDEIPDNEEAPDTDEIPDHANDSDNDEDPDFGEDPNPEDVLALDEIPNDEASNAEEVPDHQEAPEINGISDSDEDFDYDEVPGIHVVPSPEEASGGHVPSPEEAPGGHEIPNHEEAPEINGLSDSEEDPNLEEVPALDGVPNEEETSATEEIPEISGIAGSEEYSSPEEVPTLHVVTSPEDVFDADEIQSQEESSDESGVLNHEETSDVEEISGREEATDVHEIQDSEENHDLEGDSVLSMVPEPKDTQICNEIPVSQKDLGNTFEEDEVNVTAELEDVSILSTIPDPQPDLAVNLEEIMNEETVPVPNTVDSKEAQHPKTVWFRQEDADVTFLVDNTFFKNQSQPGQVMDYMSFLESLKNNACFRLSMKFCSSEEPAVPPGTARSHDDEEGAGNPLILEQDRPLLRVPREKEAKTGIGYFFP; from the exons TGAACGTCCTGGGAGGAGCCCCAGGACACAACCCGAACCGCAGGGCCAAGATGATCTCAATACATAGCCTCTCCGAGCTGGAGCGTCTGAAGCTGCAAGAGGCTGCTTACCACGAACTCGTGGCCAGGCAGTTCCTCTCTGAATTCAAACCTGAAAGAG CTCTACCTACTGACCGTTCAAACACCTTCGAGAAGTGGTTTCTGATTCTGAGAGGACAAGAGAGGG CCGTATCCCTCAAGACCTTTGGCATTCGTCTGGAAGAGGTCCTGGTGAACGAGCTTACCCGCCGCAAGCAAGTTGAACTGAGAGCCACGATGCAGATGCAAGAAGCCGCCGGTCCCGCTACTAGCGGTCGTCGTCGGGGAAACGCGGTGCAAAGGATGTTTGGCCGCATCCGGCGCATTTTCAGTGGCCGAAGGGATGAGCCCTTCCTGCCCCGGGAGTTTACTCGCCGTGGGCGTAGA GGCGCAGTCTCTGCGGACAGCCTGGCTGAACTGGAGGGTGGGGCCCTGCTACTGCAGACCCTGCAGCTTTCCAGGATTTCTTTTCCAATTGGCCAGCGACTTCTGGGATCCAAAAGGAAAATGAGCCTCAATCCGATTGCTAAGCAAATCCCCCATGTTGTTGAGGCTTGCTGCAGCTTCATAGAGAAACATG GCTTAAGCACAGTGGGGATTTTCACCCTGGAATATTCTGAGAAGAGAGTGCGTAAG CTCCGTGAAGAATTTGACCAAGGTCTGGATGTGGTACTGGATGACTCTCAGAATGTACACGATGTGGCTGCGCTCCTCAAGGAGTTTTTCCGGGACATGAAGGACTCGCTGCTGCCGGATGATCTGTACATGTCCTTCCTCCAGACAGCCA CGCTGAAGCCACAGGATCAGCTTTCTGCCCTGCAATTGCTGGTTTACCTGATGCCACCTTGCCACAGTGACACCCTAGAACGTCTGCTGAAGGTCCTGCATAAGGTCGCTGAGAACTGCGAGGACTCCATTGGCATTGATGGACAGTTG GTTTCAGGCAATCGTATGACGTCCACCAATTTGGCTTTGGTGTTTGGATCTGCTCTCCTGAAGAAGGGGGCATCTGCCAAGAGGGAGTCCAGGAAAACCAGACTGGGGATTGACCACTATGTTGCCTCTGTCAGTGTGGTCCGTGCCATGATTGATAACTGGGATGTCCTCTTCCAG GTGCCTCCCCATATTCAGAAGCAGGTTGCTAAGCGTGTGTGGAAATCCAGCCCTGAAGCCCTTGATTTTATCAGACGCAGGAATTTGAGGAAGATCCA GAGCGAACGGATAAAAATGGAAGAGGATGCTTTACTTTCTGACCCAGTGGAAACCTCTGCTGAAGCCCGGGCTGCTATCCTTGGTCAAAGCAAGCCCTTTGATGAAGGTCAGTTCCCTGCTGGCGGTCAGACCCTTGCTGAAGGTCAGGCCTTTGCTGCAGGTGAGTCCCTTGGTGAAGGTCAGGCCCTTCCTCAAGGCCAGGTCCTTGTTGAAGTTGAGCCCCTTGAAGAAGATGAGTCCTCTGAGGACGATATGTCAGTCAATGAAGAACTAGTATTTGAATATCTCAATCAAGGATTAGCCTTTGGTGAACTTCAAGGTCTTGAGATTCCAAATGACCTTGAGATTCAAGGCCCGCATCTCGAAGGCATTCCAGAGCTTGAtgaagaagatgatgatgatgatgatgacgatgataatgatgatgacaatgCCCTGAATTTTGATGGTCTTCCTCTCCTTGAGGACATTCTAGATGCGGATGATGAAATTCCAGGCTTCATGGAAATTGCAGACTTTGATGAAAtaccatattttaattttgttccgGACCCTGGTGTAGTTCCAGATGTGCAAGAAGTCCCAAACGTTGGAGTAAACCCAAACCCTGGAGAAAACCCAAACCACGACCTTGATGAAGATTTTGAAGATTACCAAAACCCCAACCTCGCAGAAGTTCCAGATCCTGATGTTGTCCCAAACATTGAAGAAGCCTCAGATCCTGATGAAATTCCAGACAATGAAGAAGCCCCTGACACTGATGAAATTCCAGACCATGCCAATGACTCCGATAATGACGAAGACCCAGATTTTGGAGAAGACCCCAATCCTGAAGATGTTCTAGCCCTGGATGAAATCCCAAATGATGAAGCCTCAAATGCTGAAGAAGTTCCAGACCACCAAGAAGCCCCAGAAATCAACGGGATTTCAGACTCTGATGAAGACTTTGATTATGATGAAGTCCCAGGTATTCATGTGGTCCCAAGCCCTGAAGAAGCCTCTGGTGGTCATGTCCCAAGCCCTGAAGAAGCCCCTGGTGGGCATGAAATCCCAAATCATGAAGAAGCCCCAGAGATCAATGGACTCTCAGACTCTGAAGAAGACCCCAATCTTGAAGAGGTTCCAGCTCTTGATGGAGTCCCAAATGAGGAAGAAACCTCAGCTACTGAAGAAATTCCAGAAATCAGTGGAATTGCAGGCTCTGAAGAATACTCCAGTCCTGAAGAGGTCCCCACTCTCCATGTGGTAACAAGCCCCGAAGATGTCTTTGATGCTGATGAAATTCAAAGCCAGGAAGAATCCTCAGATGAAAGTGGAGTACTGAACCATGAAGAAACCTCAGATGTTGAAGAAATCTCTGGACGCGAAGAAGCCACTGATGTCCATGAAATCCAAGACTCCGAAGAAAATCATGATCTTGAAGGAGACTCGGTTCTCAGTATGGTTCCAGAGCCCAAGGACACTCAAATTTGCAACGAAATTCCAGTTTCTCAGAAAGACTTAGGTAACACttttgaagaagatgaagttaatGTGACTGCAGAGCTTGAAGATGTCTCCATTCTCAGTACAATTCCAGACCCTCAACCAGACCTAGCTGTCAATCTTGAAGAAATCATGAATGAGGAAACAGTCCCAGTGCCTAATACTGTTGACTCAAAAGAAGCTCAGCATCCAAAGACCGTCTGGTTCCGCCAAGAAGATGCAGATGTTACATTTCTTGTAGATAACACCTTCTTTAAGAACCAGTCTCAGCCTGGCCAAGTCATGGACTACATGTCCTTCTTGGAGTCACTGAAGAACAACGCCTGCTTTCGCCTCTCCATGAAGTTCT GTTCCTCTGAGGAGCCAGCTGTGCCTCCCGGCACTGCCCGTTCCCATGACGATGAGGAAGGAGCGGGTAACCCCCTCATTCTGGAGCAAGACCGCCCATTGCTCCGTGTGCCCCGGGAGAAGGAGGCCAAAACTGGCATCGGCTACTTCTTTCCTTAG